TCTATCTATTCTATTATCTGTATCATCAtgtgttgtattttttatttataaaatgataaatgaatAAGATATTCACACAAGTTAAGGTGGCTCCTACAAGTGtcaatgattttaatttttttaatggaatcaatcaaatcaaattattgttttttatataaataaaatcgaaggtctttatataaatttattattataacaaataattagAATGATTTTGTCAtcttatataaaagatatacatatatattagtaTCGGAATATTCCTCTTCGTCATCAAGGCTAGCTAGCTTCATAAAAGTTTTACTGTTTCACTAACGTACAACATAAAAGAATGATCATCCATCTTATTCTAATATTTTGACTGACTAAAGGAAATTGCTATTCAATTTTGGAAACCCTCCGGTGCAGCATAGATTTAGGAAAGAAAACCAAGTGGCAAATACCTTGGCTAAGTGAGGGTCTAGATCAAAGGAAGCTAATTTCATTGTGCTTTGGACTTACGTTAATTGTTTCTAGTAAAATAGAAGCAGACAAAACAAAGTAGGAACTCTTTATGATAGGCTAGAAAGATCGCCTTCTACTATAGAATATATTATAAAAGATGCTTATCAGTAGTAAGAGTTTGAGAGAAATCGAAAGCCATAAACAGTAAAATTTTACCCCAAATACACGACAGACATATTGCAACCTCAACCCCGCCCCCAAACATTGCTAAAAGGAGCCATGCTCGACCAATTACATGTATTGTCGtctataattaaattataatatatcatcttatctattgaaaaaaaaaaaaagaagaagaaaagaagctACAAGCTCTTTTCAAACGAAGTAACAATTAATTTCTTTAGGGGGGCATATTACaacttttaataatttcatagGGTGGAAACTGATATTTAGTTCTCTCGTCAAAACCAAAGCCCCATTCTGTTTTCCTACTTCCAATCTGAATCTCCAGAAGAATACTCAGATCTCAATTTTTCTCTTCAATTCAGgtaaatcaaaaactaaatcttcaaaattataactattcaatatattaaattcaagaatttttatgttttctgtcTTCTGTAGCTTTCTATGGTGGTTTATTGATCaaagatttgtttttttaaattatttgtttgatttgttgtggtttatgaatatgtgtttgagtttatttttcaatttattggtTTGGGTATGTGTTAAGATTTGAtctttttggattttgttaggtttaaaataaaaatgggtgAACCAAAGAAGCAACAACCAGTTTTCACTAAGGTTGATCAGCTTAGGCCAATGGCTACTGGGCTAAATCTTACTGTGAAGGTGGTTAATACAAAGATGGTAGTGCCAAGGGGAAATCAAGGCCGTCAGATGCGATTGGCTGAATGCTTGGTTGGTGATGAGACAGGGATGATCATTTTCACTGCTAGAAATGATCAAGGTATTGTCTTTGGTTTCAATTTAGCATTCAGTATCTATCCATAAAAAGAGAGAATCCGGATTTGTAGTAGTTACATTTTCAAGGGGCTCACAGTGGTTTCTTGTATCCATTCTAACTTGCTGTGATATCTGTTTTGGGATTAATCATGATTATAAGGGTATAGGGGAATCCTAGTAGCTCAGTTGGTTGACTAGATGGATTTTTAGATTAATCGTGGTTATAAGGGTATAGCctatgttgcttggactcttcaaaaaATGTGTGTCGGATACTCAAAATGTAGTGCTCTTTTGAAGGATCCGACGTGGTCGTGGCAATATTTTtagagagtccgagcaacacgGGGTATGAGAATCTTAGTAACTCAATTGGTTGATTGCCTGAAATTTTTTCTTGTGGGGATTTGATTCCCCATCTTGTAATTCCCTCCCCCTTTTCCCTTTAACTACccccaatttttttaaaaagggttATAAGGGTATAATGGTAGTAAAGACTGTATCTTTAATGTTAGTTAACTGAGAAAGGGAGTTGATGTTGTGGTGATATCGTGGAGTCATTCTAATTTGCTGCGATTATAGTTTGAGATTAGTCTGTATTACAAGGGTATAATGGCAGTAAAGACTGTATCTTTAATGTTAATTGACTGACCAAGGGGCCGATGGTATGTGTTTTGGTGATCTTAGACTCTTAGTATGTGTTTTGGTGGTCTTGATCTTACATTGTGAGCTTGATGTGTTAATGCTGTTGAAGggggaaaagaaagaacaatgaagtttgattctttttttgaCTGATTTAACTTCCAAACTTGTTATGAGGCTTTAAGTAATTGAAACATACTTCACTTATTTGTTCAACTTCACTACCTACATTCCTTATGATCTAAAAAAAGCTCATTTTGCAGTATTGCTGTTGAGAGTTTTACTGAGTGGGATGTGAATGAATAGAGGCAGTCAGTTGGCATTCAACATGTTATTCTTCTGCCTTTGcgccttttttcattaaagcccaCACTTTATTTGTGCTTAATGCCCCCAACGGATCTTAGAGTTTTTTTTGCGCTTTTTTGCTTTAGGCTACACTGAATGAAAGGCACACCATCAATTAGGCATAAATAATTTTGCAGGTGATTGTGTGGAAGATATTATTCACTTATTGGTATTATGCTACACGTCTTTACTGGGATGTAGAATTGTATCAATTGTAACTGCATGCAAATATCATTCACCTAGTTTCTTCTGTACAGTTAGCAGTGCAATTTAAGCCAAACTTATGTTCATCCTATGTCTTTCAGAGTTCAGTAAACCCGAGCCCTGTTTTCTCACAAGAAACAGATTTCCTATTTTTTCTGCTACATGCAAGCATCATATTAACTATTTCAAGAAAGGAGAATTGTGAAATCGGATATTTAGCCAGACATATCTGTCTTTACGCTGGTTTCATATTCAGCTTTCCTTATTTGCTTGGCCAAATCTGcaatctcttttctttttgtgaGCTGTAACCTTTATGTGATGGCCGTGATTAGGATTCATAAACTTCGTCATTTTGGTGATTAGAATTCATGTACTCTCTTCATTTTGGCAAATCGGTGTTTTGAATTATTTTGGTGATTGATTATGAAGAAATGAGGCTTTCATGCATCTTGAATCTTTCTTGAACATGCTTCTATCAGATATCAGGCTGTTCTCATTATCTTATCCTTCTGTTAACTCGAGTACTTTCTCTTTCAGTCGACATGATGAAAGAAGGTGCTACTGTAATTCTGCGCAATGCAAAAATAGATATGTTCAAGGGATCAATGAGGCTTGCAGTGGACAGGTGGGGACGTATTGAAGTTACCGAACCTGCTAGTTTCTCTGTCAAGGAAGATAGTAATCTGTCCCTTATCGAGTTTGAACAAGTGACTGTTGTTGAACAGTAACTCAAGACAGCCCATTGCTATGATAATGTCCCATTTGCAGAGAGTATAAGTAAGTTTGGTTCTTTAGGGATATGCTAATGTGGCTCTTCATCAGTTAAAGTAAAAACTACTTGTTTTGTTAAGTCAGaaagtcctttttttttttgtagtggaAGTTTTTGTAGATAGCAAGGTATGTAGCTGCAATAAACAGTAGTGTACAACTTGcttgtttatttatttggaAGGATTGTGTAGCCACCATAGAACTTACTTTATCTGGTGCTtatcataactttttttttttaataatcgaGAAATTTTCAAGGGCCAGACGATAGAGTACTAATATTTAACTCAGCTTACGATTCATAGAGCAAATATTCCATTTTAGAGCAATAGTACGATGTGGCGTAAAGCTTGCTACTCTTTTTGTCCGACATAAAGAggtatatcaaataaaatttctgATTTCGCCATTTGATTATAAAACATCTCtttagaaaagagaaaaaaaggcaAGACTCACGACTTGACCTTGACCTATATATTTTTAGCTCATTTAATATCCACTAGACATGAGACATCTAATCCATGATAAACATAACTCTTCTACTTCAACATCTCATATAACACGTTTAAGATCAAAGTTATATTATAAATGACAAATTAAGACAATTagttataacaatatatataaattaatttccaTTAAAGGTGTCACatgaaaaagaggaaaaagaaaggaaatacaGAAACCAATTGATAACATAGAGTAGGTATAGTGATTTTATATGCAAATGAAGACTTTATCCCAATCCcgtgaattttttaatatttttcctaaCAACTACGAAATTATGGGTACGTGTCATGTTTATGTCCAAACAATTTATATTAGTAGCAAATTTATTACTGTATGAAATTTCAACTTGTTTGAACATTTCTCCTATTCTTCTCttattaatatatacaatttttaacTCATCATTCCTCATTTTCTTTCTTCGATTTGAGAATCAATTGAGATATATTTCCAAACAATACATTAAACTAGGTAGTCGATAATATATTGATTACACAAatcatttatattcattttgttctatTCAGATCCATTTGTATTGTACGCTGAGATGGGCGTTATATGGGATGAAGAAAAATTGGAGGAAATTGAAGCGAATAAACCGGTGAGAATGAAGATCACCGAGCCAAAGACACCATATCATCACCctaaaattgatgataatgataattttGAGGAATATAACAATCGTAGCGATGAAGTGGTTGATGACATGGCATCGTGTTCAAGTAAAAATAGATCTGATGATCCTCAtaagaatgatgatgatgataatgataatgacgTTGTTGTTATGGATCATGCTGATGAAGATTCCGACGAATCGGAGAGGAAAAGGAATTTCATAGAGCATAGAAGAGGTCATTATGATGAATACAAGAGAATCAAAGAGCTACAAAGGAATGGATCTCTTCTTGAAGAATTTgacgatgatgataatgatgatgataataataatgttattgATGATGGTATTAAGGGCATAaaaattgaggaagaaaaggaaaacaCTTCAACATAGTCATCttattttcatgaatattgttttttttttatttaatcattttggAAAACATGTAATTAGCTAAAGAATTTATCCGTAATCTCTAGCTAATCTGTCGCTAAATAGCTCCTAGctaattagattttattttaatctatcGCTAAATGAAATTACCTGTGATTTTTGTTGTTTAGCCAGGAAAGTTTATGAGTAgctattttcttgttttcttacgatgatttcttgtttattattatagtttttttatgaattttttccATTATAATTACGAAATGACGATCCAACCCCTCAGATACAAGGGCCCGAGCCCATCCTATTGTAACAAAGAGAAAACCTAGCATATCGACTATCGAACCATAAATATAGATAATGAGATAGGGCTTCAAATAATCAATATGGGAGTCAATACTCTTGAGAGAGATGATTAAATTGCACTACATACTAATACGttatcaatataaataattttatagtaaACTACAAAGTGTCAACATATAACCCCTACAAAGTTTCAATATCTTCTaactataataaataacaaatttaaactTAAATATACATATGATACACTTATGTAACATCTCTATGAGTTGTTACATACATATATTCCTATACACTACTAGGATGAACTTTGCTACTTTTTGATTTTTCCATACCACCAGGTTCCTCAAAATTCTTactataaaaataacaagaaaatgaaaggaGCACAACACTATTAATAACACAAATTGACAATGCAGTAGCCCAATTTTGATCTTGTTTAAACAAATAGCCCTTTTTGCATACATCGCACTCGAAACAAAGCTTGTTGGGATCACTACTCCATTGATGACAATCTTCAATAGTTTCTGTTGACTTGTTTTGATTGCTAGTCACCGGGAAACCATCGCCTGTATCCA
The window above is part of the Solanum pennellii chromosome 5, SPENNV200 genome. Proteins encoded here:
- the LOC107018568 gene encoding uncharacterized protein At4g28440, yielding MGEPKKQQPVFTKVDQLRPMATGLNLTVKVVNTKMVVPRGNQGRQMRLAECLVGDETGMIIFTARNDQVDMMKEGATVILRNAKIDMFKGSMRLAVDRWGRIEVTEPASFSVKEDSNLSLIEFEQVTVVEQ
- the LOC107019962 gene encoding protein phosphatase inhibitor 2-like, which encodes MGVIWDEEKLEEIEANKPVRMKITEPKTPYHHPKIDDNDNFEEYNNRSDEVVDDMASCSSKNRSDDPHKNDDDDNDNDVVVMDHADEDSDESERKRNFIEHRRGHYDEYKRIKELQRNGSLLEEFDDDDNDDDNNNVIDDGIKGIKIEEEKENTST